A window of Actinomycetota bacterium genomic DNA:
GCCAAACGGACCGCCGCGCACGTGTGGACATCGGTCGAGGTCGACTATGAGTCGGTCGAACGTGTGCGCAGCCGCCACCGTGCCGGGTTCAAAGAACAGGAAGGTTTCTCGCTCACCTACCTGCCGTTCATCGCCAGGGCGACCGTCGACGCGCTCAAGGCGTTCCCTGTCGTCAACTCCTCGTTCTACCTGGAACAGAAGAAAGCCGTGTTCCACAACACGATCAATCTCGGCATCGCCGTCAACGTCGAGGGCAAGGGCCTCATCGTCACGTCGCTGAAGGATGCCGATGGGCTGCGGCTGGTCGGCCTGGCCCGCGGAATCCGAGATCTTGCCGACAAGGCGCGCTCTGGAAGACTGGAGCCCGACGACGTGGCCGGCTTCACGTTCAGCATCACCAACCCCGGTCCGTACGGGTCCTTCATGTCCGTGCCCATCCTGCCGCAGCCGAATGTCGGGATCCTGTCGACCGAGACGATCGTGAAGCGCCCGACGGTGATCACCTCGGCCGAAGGCCAGGACATGATCGCCATTCACCCGATCGGATACCTGGGGCTCACGTGGGATCACCGAGCGTTCGACGGCGTGATCGCCGTGCAGTTCCTCAACCGGATCAAGGA
This region includes:
- a CDS encoding 2-oxo acid dehydrogenase subunit E2, which produces EPAPAPEPASEPVPAPKPAPEPVAARVAPAAAADVPTLPGDEVRDLTRVRVRIAENMIRAKRTAAHVWTSVEVDYESVERVRSRHRAGFKEQEGFSLTYLPFIARATVDALKAFPVVNSSFYLEQKKAVFHNTINLGIAVNVEGKGLIVTSLKDADGLRLVGLARGIRDLADKARSGRLEPDDVAGFTFSITNPGPYGSFMSVPILPQPNVGILSTETIVKRPTVITSAEGQDMIAIHPIGYLGLTWDHRAFDGVIAVQFLNRIKENLQSWDWQQELS